One part of the Negativicoccus succinicivorans genome encodes these proteins:
- a CDS encoding thioesterase family protein, which produces MSMIGTKGSFTCVIAATDTAAAVGSGTVDVCATPVIAAAMEAAAVAALAPHLNDDETTVGTRISLTHTAPSVVGMTLTACAEITSHTGRQYEFTVTVRDEIGVVAAGTHTRVLVNTSCFLANADARSRK; this is translated from the coding sequence ATGTCCATGATCGGTACCAAGGGAAGCTTTACTTGCGTCATTGCCGCCACGGATACGGCCGCGGCCGTCGGCAGCGGCACCGTCGACGTGTGCGCGACGCCCGTCATCGCCGCCGCGATGGAGGCGGCCGCCGTCGCCGCGCTGGCGCCGCACCTGAATGATGACGAAACCACGGTCGGCACGCGCATTTCTCTCACGCATACCGCGCCCAGCGTTGTCGGAATGACGCTGACCGCCTGCGCGGAAATCACGTCGCACACCGGACGGCAGTACGAATTTACCGTGACGGTGCGTGACGAGATCGGCGTCGTCGCTGCGGGCACGCACACGCGCGTCCTGGTGAATACGTCTTGTTTTTTAGCCAACGCCGATGCACGATCGCGCAAGTAA
- a CDS encoding metallophosphoesterase: MNRYTLFGSFLSISWLAAAYYFFYADLYLTTFAGALGRFLALLSVSWLIWQIAAAVPLLIVRIISLLGGKRGLWATLSAFIMIGAVVMIGAGLYGSEHLDYETKELRYTSLPYQFDGTKIALITDLHIGPYYHVSDLAEILEQAERDEVDYIVLGGDLIDDVRELPALQELLKEKAPNFRLGIDYVWGNHEYFRDQPLIADYLAQSDIRVLKNEHATLSRDGATIYVAGVDFPFGRGENLKAQAKEYTDQAMAGIPEHAFVILLAHHPQFLEEGLTRHVELTLAGHTHGMQFGLAGQTFPLMYPYNRGLFTRGASVGYVSRGAGGWMPLRVFCDREVTYFTLKRGR, encoded by the coding sequence ATGAATCGGTACACGCTTTTCGGCAGCTTTCTAAGCATCTCGTGGCTGGCAGCCGCCTACTACTTTTTTTACGCGGATTTATATTTGACCACCTTCGCCGGCGCGCTCGGTCGTTTTCTGGCATTGCTCAGCGTCTCCTGGCTGATCTGGCAGATCGCCGCGGCGGTGCCGCTGCTCATTGTGCGTATCATTTCATTACTCGGCGGAAAAAGGGGACTTTGGGCGACGCTTAGTGCGTTCATTATGATCGGCGCTGTCGTTATGATCGGCGCGGGTCTTTACGGTAGCGAACATTTGGACTATGAAACGAAAGAATTGCGCTACACGAGTTTGCCGTATCAATTTGATGGGACTAAAATCGCGCTCATTACCGATTTGCACATCGGGCCGTACTACCATGTCAGTGATCTGGCGGAGATCTTGGAACAGGCGGAACGAGATGAAGTGGATTACATCGTTTTAGGCGGCGACTTGATTGATGACGTGCGGGAACTTCCGGCCTTGCAGGAACTGTTGAAAGAAAAAGCGCCGAATTTCCGACTCGGCATCGATTACGTGTGGGGCAATCACGAATACTTCCGCGACCAGCCGCTGATCGCGGACTACCTTGCGCAATCCGATATTCGCGTCTTGAAAAATGAACACGCCACGCTTTCCCGCGACGGCGCTACCATCTACGTGGCCGGCGTGGATTTTCCGTTCGGTCGCGGCGAGAACTTGAAAGCGCAAGCCAAAGAATATACGGATCAGGCCATGGCGGGTATTCCGGAACATGCTTTTGTGATCTTGCTGGCGCACCACCCGCAATTTTTGGAAGAAGGTTTGACGCGTCATGTTGAGCTGACGCTGGCAGGGCATACGCACGGCATGCAATTCGGTCTCGCCGGGCAGACATTTCCGCTGATGTATCCCTACAATCGCGGCCTGTTTACGCGCGGCGCAAGCGTCGGTTACGTCAGTCGCGGCGCGGGCGGATGGATGCCGCTGCGTGTATTTTGCGATCGTGAAGTGACGTATTTCACACTGAAACGCGGACGCTAA
- a CDS encoding NUDIX domain-containing protein, whose translation MLAGMWQFPQQLARTLTAAKEELFAQYPPQSKQWFWRHKHVFSHRIWELRAYRATPPSTLAGDFRWVRPDEFVTLPMAGPHAKLATYILDRDR comes from the coding sequence ATGCTCGCCGGCATGTGGCAGTTTCCGCAACAGTTGGCGCGGACATTGACGGCCGCGAAAGAGGAACTGTTCGCGCAGTATCCGCCGCAGTCCAAGCAATGGTTTTGGCGGCATAAGCATGTGTTTTCGCATCGTATTTGGGAATTACGCGCGTACCGCGCGACGCCGCCGTCAACGTTAGCGGGGGATTTTCGCTGGGTGCGGCCGGACGAATTTGTAACGCTTCCTATGGCGGGGCCGCATGCCAAGTTGGCGACATATATTTTAGATCGGGATCGGTAA
- a CDS encoding A/G-specific adenine glycosylase, translated as MTTWVEKLLDWFKVNGRELPWREERTPYRTWVSEIMLQQTRVEAVRAYYTNWLEKFPTPETVAQASTEDVLHAWQGLGYYRRARLLQQAMQEVQARYDGEIPSGRDELLALPGVGPYVMGAIRSLAFNKPEPAVDGNVLRVFARLYGITDNILDAPVHREVTKLVAEALPADRPQAFNEALMDFGALVCIPRAPRCGQCPLREECVAYQTGQTDTLPVRRKKRSNKNGMPPSPWSLATVRFYWNGDRKKACSPACGSFRNSWRGH; from the coding sequence GTGACGACCTGGGTTGAAAAACTGCTGGACTGGTTCAAAGTCAACGGTCGGGAGCTTCCCTGGCGGGAAGAGCGAACGCCGTACCGCACTTGGGTATCGGAAATTATGTTGCAGCAGACGCGCGTGGAGGCGGTGCGAGCCTACTACACGAACTGGCTGGAGAAATTTCCGACGCCGGAGACGGTGGCGCAGGCTTCTACGGAAGACGTTCTGCATGCTTGGCAAGGGCTCGGCTATTACCGGCGCGCTCGTCTTTTGCAGCAGGCGATGCAGGAAGTCCAAGCGCGATACGACGGCGAAATTCCGTCCGGGCGTGACGAACTGCTGGCGTTGCCCGGCGTCGGTCCGTACGTGATGGGAGCGATCCGCTCGCTCGCTTTTAACAAACCGGAACCGGCGGTTGACGGCAATGTCCTGCGCGTATTCGCCCGACTGTACGGCATCACGGATAATATTTTGGACGCGCCCGTGCATCGTGAAGTGACGAAACTTGTCGCGGAAGCATTGCCCGCGGATCGGCCGCAGGCATTTAACGAAGCGTTGATGGATTTCGGCGCGCTGGTCTGTATTCCGCGAGCGCCGCGGTGCGGTCAGTGCCCTTTGCGCGAGGAGTGCGTGGCCTATCAGACTGGGCAGACGGACACCTTGCCCGTACGTCGAAAAAAACGCAGCAACAAAAATGGTATGCCGCCGTCGCCGTGGTCGCTCGCGACGGTGCGTTTTTATTGGAACGGCGACCGGAAGAAGGCATGCTCGCCGGCATGTGGCAGTTTCCGCAACAGTTGGCGCGGACATTGA
- a CDS encoding 8-oxo-dGTP diphosphatase produces the protein MKPTTLVFVRRDDGAVLLGKKRRGFGVDKWNGFGGKVRSGESLRQAAARELQEESGLIVHPEHLVLTGHLLFRFEDHPELNHPATIYIAELYEGMPKPTEEMEPEWFYPNAVPYEEMWSGDHLWLPQLFAGHAIKGMILFAEDQEEIIAFELREVERESLRDDLG, from the coding sequence ATGAAACCGACAACGTTGGTGTTTGTACGGCGCGATGACGGGGCCGTTCTTTTAGGCAAAAAACGCCGCGGTTTCGGCGTCGACAAATGGAACGGTTTCGGCGGTAAAGTGCGCTCGGGAGAAAGTCTGCGCCAAGCGGCGGCGCGTGAACTGCAGGAAGAATCGGGGCTCATTGTCCACCCGGAACATCTCGTATTGACGGGGCATTTGCTATTTCGTTTTGAAGACCATCCGGAACTCAATCATCCGGCGACGATTTATATCGCGGAGCTTTACGAAGGGATGCCAAAACCGACGGAAGAAATGGAGCCGGAGTGGTTTTATCCGAACGCCGTGCCTTATGAAGAGATGTGGTCGGGAGACCATCTCTGGCTACCGCAGCTTTTCGCGGGGCATGCGATTAAAGGCATGATTTTATTCGCCGAGGATCAGGAAGAAATCATCGCGTTTGAATTGCGCGAAGTCGAGCGGGAGAGTTTACGTGACGACCTGGGTTGA
- a CDS encoding GntR family transcriptional regulator yields MKKRTHERLAPIHLDAYRPLRELVAETLRTAIQNGTLQPGERLMELQLADELGVSRTPIREAVRELEAEGFVVMIPRRGTYVADISLKDISQVFEIRTALEELAAGLAAERITEEELEELERLLVEIGDYIENGEIDRIIETDIKFHQILYTASRNNRLIEIINNLREMLTRFRSVSLHYPGRLQDTWQEHRDLVEAIAEHNATRARKIAVRHMENSEQTLLKGIAEDKSVAAFLSQHAGGRKR; encoded by the coding sequence ATGAAAAAACGAACGCATGAACGGTTGGCGCCGATCCACTTGGACGCGTATCGCCCGTTGCGTGAACTCGTCGCGGAAACATTGCGCACAGCCATTCAAAACGGTACTTTACAACCCGGTGAGCGCCTGATGGAATTACAGCTGGCGGATGAACTCGGCGTTTCGCGCACGCCGATTCGCGAAGCGGTGCGCGAACTGGAAGCGGAAGGTTTTGTGGTGATGATTCCGCGGCGCGGCACCTATGTCGCGGACATTTCGCTGAAAGATATTTCCCAAGTGTTTGAAATCCGCACGGCGCTCGAAGAACTCGCAGCCGGTTTGGCGGCGGAACGCATCACGGAGGAAGAACTCGAAGAGCTCGAACGCCTGCTCGTGGAAATCGGCGATTACATCGAGAACGGGGAAATTGACCGTATTATCGAGACGGATATTAAATTTCATCAAATTCTGTATACGGCCAGCCGCAATAATCGCCTGATCGAAATCATCAATAACTTACGGGAAATGTTGACGCGTTTCCGCTCCGTATCGCTGCATTATCCGGGGCGGTTGCAGGATACATGGCAGGAGCATCGCGATTTGGTCGAAGCCATCGCCGAACACAACGCGACGCGCGCCCGCAAAATCGCGGTACGGCATATGGAAAATTCGGAGCAAACCTTGCTGAAAGGCATCGCGGAAGATAAATCGGTGGCCGCGTTTCTTTCGCAGCATGCCGGAGGCCGTAAGCGATGA
- the ispE gene encoding 4-(cytidine 5'-diphospho)-2-C-methyl-D-erythritol kinase, with product MQEELAPAKINLALAITGRRVDGYHNIDTVMHSITLSDSVFFSPADELIFRCNDLSLPLGAGNLAWEAAQLVRRYVGQRRGVAIQLNKRIPAGSGLGGGSSDAAAVLRGLNRFWQLGLTDAELLWLAGQLGSDVPFCVFGGCARGREKGDVLTPLPELPETNLVIVMPPLSVASAQAYARYDTTPFAGTVDVTGVVAALGQRPEMVWRRLGNDFLALLAPTEPKLQELSKFLRDLRYPYSLTGSGAAFFVVVPTAREAYFVMRQIEREQRGWRSYQVKTRGGYR from the coding sequence ATGCAGGAAGAATTGGCACCCGCGAAAATTAATTTGGCGCTTGCCATTACCGGCCGGCGCGTGGACGGCTACCACAATATTGATACCGTGATGCATTCCATCACGTTAAGCGATTCCGTTTTTTTCAGTCCGGCCGATGAACTGATTTTTCGTTGCAATGATTTATCGTTACCCTTGGGCGCCGGCAATTTGGCATGGGAAGCGGCGCAGCTGGTGCGCCGTTATGTCGGCCAACGGCGAGGCGTGGCGATTCAACTCAATAAACGGATTCCGGCGGGCAGCGGTCTCGGCGGCGGTTCCAGCGACGCGGCCGCCGTGTTGCGCGGTCTGAACCGATTTTGGCAACTCGGTTTGACGGACGCGGAACTGTTATGGCTGGCGGGGCAACTCGGGAGTGACGTGCCGTTTTGCGTTTTCGGCGGTTGCGCCCGCGGCAGAGAAAAAGGCGATGTGCTGACGCCGTTGCCGGAGTTGCCCGAAACGAACCTGGTCATTGTCATGCCGCCGCTCAGCGTGGCAAGCGCGCAGGCGTACGCGCGTTACGATACGACGCCGTTCGCGGGAACAGTCGATGTGACTGGCGTGGTCGCGGCATTGGGACAACGGCCAGAGATGGTATGGCGACGTTTGGGCAATGATTTTTTGGCGCTGCTTGCGCCGACGGAACCGAAGTTACAGGAGCTTTCAAAATTTTTGCGCGATCTGCGCTACCCGTATTCACTGACAGGCTCCGGCGCGGCCTTTTTCGTGGTGGTGCCGACGGCTCGCGAAGCGTATTTCGTGATGCGGCAAATCGAACGGGAACAGCGCGGTTGGCGCAGTTATCAAGTTAAAACGAGGGGCGGTTATCGATGA
- a CDS encoding YitT family protein: MRSFLHTLLMVAVGCFIYAVGLNMFYIPHNLLSGGITGVAVTIYYLTGISFGIANLVINIPMIILSVLYLGKRFTTITIYGTVMMSVAVDLLAPLARTMYIHESVLSAVFGGVLIGVGSGLMYRYDGNSGGLDVVAAIVKKKYSLEMGSVIFALNACIMAAGAIIFNLELAVLTLAGMYTQSLVTNKVVIGLNQRKTAYIVSEHADEIADAIIREVGRGVTILYGEGAFTKGMRKVIFVVINLTQIAKIKKLLDEIDPHAFMFITPTADVMGRGFTSPKTPIIPQEAQYYHDEFGRLIRKKTLFPTEKHRVQIAPQADNDKESEQAISKE; the protein is encoded by the coding sequence ATGCGCTCATTTCTACACACGCTTTTGATGGTCGCTGTCGGCTGCTTTATTTACGCGGTCGGTTTAAATATGTTTTATATTCCGCACAATTTACTTTCGGGCGGGATCACCGGCGTGGCGGTCACCATTTACTACCTGACCGGCATTTCCTTCGGTATCGCGAACTTGGTCATCAATATCCCGATGATTATTCTGTCGGTGTTGTATCTCGGCAAACGCTTTACTACCATTACGATCTACGGGACGGTCATGATGTCGGTCGCCGTCGATCTGCTCGCGCCGCTCGCGCGAACGATGTACATTCATGAGTCCGTGTTGTCCGCGGTCTTCGGCGGCGTCCTGATCGGCGTCGGCTCGGGTCTGATGTATCGCTACGACGGCAACTCCGGCGGACTGGATGTCGTCGCGGCCATTGTGAAGAAAAAATATTCGCTGGAAATGGGCAGCGTTATCTTCGCCCTTAACGCCTGCATTATGGCGGCGGGCGCGATCATCTTCAACCTGGAGCTCGCGGTCCTGACGCTGGCGGGCATGTACACGCAATCGCTCGTCACCAATAAAGTGGTCATCGGTTTGAACCAACGCAAAACCGCCTATATTGTTTCCGAGCACGCCGATGAAATCGCCGACGCGATCATTCGCGAAGTCGGCCGCGGCGTAACGATTCTCTACGGCGAAGGCGCGTTTACCAAAGGAATGCGCAAAGTCATCTTTGTCGTCATCAATTTGACGCAGATCGCGAAAATCAAAAAGTTGCTTGACGAGATCGATCCGCACGCGTTCATGTTCATTACGCCGACGGCGGATGTCATGGGGCGCGGCTTTACCTCGCCGAAAACGCCTATCATTCCGCAGGAAGCGCAGTACTACCATGATGAATTCGGTCGACTGATCCGCAAGAAAACGCTGTTCCCCACCGAAAAACATCGGGTGCAGATCGCACCGCAAGCGGACAACGACAAAGAGTCGGAGCAAGCGATATCGAAAGAATAA